One region of Candidatus Manganitrophus noduliformans genomic DNA includes:
- a CDS encoding type II toxin-antitoxin system RelE/ParE family toxin — translation MKVYRTVSGRSPVEDYLLRLSKPDRADVLGTFKAIEKNGFSAPVSMRQIRGKLWELRISQSRIFYVIVESDTMVLLHAYKKQGQKAPDREIETALQRMAEFI, via the coding sequence ATCAAAGTCTACAGGACGGTAAGCGGCAGGAGCCCTGTTGAGGATTATCTCTTACGCTTATCTAAGCCGGATCGGGCAGATGTTCTTGGGACTTTTAAGGCGATCGAGAAAAACGGCTTCTCCGCGCCTGTTTCCATGCGCCAGATTAGAGGAAAACTTTGGGAGCTTCGGATTTCACAGAGCCGCATTTTTTACGTCATCGTCGAGTCCGACACCATGGTTCTCCTTCACGCCTATAAAAAGCAGGGACAAAAGGCGCCGGACCGGGAAATAGAAACGGCTCTTCAGCGTATGGCTGAATTTATTTAG
- a CDS encoding helix-turn-helix domain-containing protein: protein MKKIKKRNVKDLPSIGPFIREQEKDPEMKVLMDRAGLRIEIARVIKTAREKAGLTQAELAKKLGKTQAQIGRLESLRDKRLPSLELLAEIAAVTKRRLIVDHPGIHFELVAT, encoded by the coding sequence ATGAAGAAAATAAAAAAACGAAATGTAAAGGACCTTCCATCCATCGGTCCATTCATCCGTGAACAGGAAAAAGATCCTGAGATGAAAGTTCTGATGGATCGGGCTGGCCTTCGGATTGAAATTGCCCGTGTTATTAAAACCGCTCGGGAGAAAGCAGGATTGACCCAGGCAGAACTCGCGAAGAAGCTCGGTAAAACGCAGGCACAGATCGGCCGTCTTGAGAGTTTGAGGGATAAACGTCTACCCAGCTTGGAACTTTTAGCCGAGATTGCCGCTGTTACCAAAAGACGACTCATAGTCGACCACCCCGGAATTCACTTTGAGTTGGTCGCCACATAG
- a CDS encoding YecA family protein, whose product MGQIGRNDPCPCGSGKKYKRCCLERTGALPAAEIHGAGAFTPEARASAIQKLLKFASGPEFDTDRDIAASLFWGGHLEDRTDEEIRMVEELPQTEINFNTWFLYDMDLEDERTVADFFLAQKGNRLTPGEAAYLKAAAKTHFRLYEVEQVEIDRGFRLKDLWSGESFQVSERAATHSFVQWDLMATRLMNLGADGWVSDGGIYNYPSRAKEPLLKALRAEHKRFRKNLPGRADTVFFKRIGILFNHWWLDWVVFPPFPKMVTPEGDETVFTKALFDIEDAPRLIASLERHPDLEKIEPGTYAWGEETPEFHRSLGTFAVKETRLILETVSKERGERGRRLLEETAGTAARYRLTEYQDPAQAIKAREGWEVGIQGPIPEEIQAPLIKKFLDDHYRKWLDEALPALSHKTPRHAVTLKTFRPKVIELLKQMENMEAHAAERGKTPYDFGWLWRELGLERERV is encoded by the coding sequence ATGGGCCAGATCGGACGAAACGATCCCTGCCCTTGCGGGAGCGGAAAGAAATACAAGAGATGCTGCCTTGAAAGAACAGGAGCGCTCCCAGCGGCGGAGATCCATGGGGCCGGCGCTTTCACGCCCGAAGCGCGGGCCTCGGCCATCCAAAAGCTCCTGAAGTTCGCCTCCGGTCCGGAATTTGACACGGACCGCGACATCGCCGCGAGCCTCTTCTGGGGCGGTCACCTCGAAGATCGAACCGATGAAGAGATCCGGATGGTTGAGGAACTGCCGCAAACCGAAATTAATTTCAATACCTGGTTTCTTTATGACATGGATCTGGAAGATGAGCGGACCGTCGCCGACTTCTTCTTGGCCCAAAAAGGAAACCGCCTCACCCCCGGCGAGGCGGCCTATCTCAAAGCGGCGGCGAAAACCCACTTTCGTCTTTATGAAGTCGAGCAGGTCGAGATCGACCGGGGATTTCGGCTGAAGGACCTCTGGTCGGGGGAATCCTTTCAAGTTTCGGAGCGCGCCGCCACGCACTCTTTCGTTCAGTGGGACCTGATGGCGACCCGCCTGATGAACCTCGGCGCGGACGGCTGGGTGAGCGACGGCGGCATTTATAATTATCCTTCCCGCGCCAAAGAGCCGCTTTTGAAAGCGCTTCGAGCCGAGCACAAGCGGTTTCGAAAAAACCTCCCCGGCCGGGCCGACACCGTCTTCTTCAAGCGGATCGGCATTCTATTCAATCATTGGTGGCTCGATTGGGTCGTCTTTCCCCCCTTTCCGAAAATGGTCACGCCGGAGGGGGACGAGACGGTCTTCACCAAAGCGCTCTTCGACATCGAAGACGCCCCCCGATTGATCGCGTCTTTGGAACGGCATCCCGATTTGGAGAAGATCGAACCGGGAACCTACGCGTGGGGAGAGGAGACTCCTGAATTCCATCGCAGCCTGGGGACCTTTGCCGTCAAAGAAACCCGGTTGATTCTGGAGACGGTTTCGAAAGAGAGGGGCGAGCGAGGACGAAGGTTGCTGGAAGAGACCGCCGGAACGGCGGCCCGCTATCGTCTCACGGAATATCAAGACCCGGCGCAGGCGATCAAAGCGCGGGAAGGCTGGGAAGTCGGGATTCAAGGTCCTATCCCCGAAGAGATTCAAGCGCCTCTGATCAAAAAGTTCCTGGACGACCATTACCGGAAGTGGCTCGACGAAGCGCTCCCCGCCCTCTCGCATAAGACCCCGCGCCATGCCGTGACGCTGAAGACCTTTCGACCCAAAGTGATTGAACTTCTCAAACAAATGGAAAACATGGAGGCCCATGCTGCCGAGCGTGGAAAGACGCCGTATGATTTTGGGTGGCTTTGGAGGGAGTTGGGGTTGGAGAGGGAAAGAGTTTAA
- a CDS encoding vitamin B12-dependent ribonucleotide reductase, with translation MQTVTLSPNAIRVLEKRYLAKSAKGEVIETAEELFRRVAKNIAEADPHYNATEDPAKTEDAFYALMVSGRFLPNSPTLMNAGRELQQLSACFVLPVGDSICEIFDAVKQTAIIHKSGGGTGFSFSRLRPKDDLVRTTGGVSSGPVSFMSVFNHTTEAIKQGGTRRGANMGILRVDHPDILDFIHCKADTGKIINFNISVAITDEFMRAAREDKDYPLINPRTRETVKRLSARMVLDEIAKEAHATGEPGLFFVDVTNRTNPTPHVGEIEATNPCGEQPLLPYESCNLGSINLERHLKRIDDRYEIDWEALEGTIRTSVHFLDNVIDVNRYPIRQIEEITKANRKIGLGVMGFARMLFKLGVPYNCLDGLRVAQQVMAFVRRVGYEQSGQLAELRGVYPNWRGSLHEKRGQRVRNAYITTIAPTGTVSMIADTSGGCEPEFSLIWYKNVMDGEKLPYILDYLIEAAKREGFWSEDLLERIVKNKGSVNGIDQVPPEWQRVFVTAHEISPEWHVRMQAAFQEYSDSAVSKTINLPSDAGVEEVTKAYLLAYELGCKGITVYRDGARPDQVMNVGSFRRNGDGSHGPAPEDLAWGKLVELADIVDEKRIRVKTADGNAYLHVGLVDGQPREIFGNPALGAYQSTVALVCRLGSTVLRLGGTVEMIMDQLNKVHREYGDVRIPLLALNRGFQRVMEDLGQHVSITESCPECRRQMRMVEGCMKCHDCGFSRC, from the coding sequence ATGCAGACAGTAACCTTGTCCCCAAATGCAATACGGGTTTTAGAGAAGCGGTATCTCGCTAAGAGCGCAAAAGGGGAGGTGATCGAGACCGCCGAGGAGCTCTTTCGGCGGGTGGCGAAGAATATCGCGGAAGCAGATCCGCACTACAATGCTACCGAAGATCCGGCGAAGACCGAGGATGCGTTCTACGCGTTGATGGTCTCGGGACGTTTTCTTCCGAATTCACCCACGCTGATGAACGCCGGCCGGGAGCTGCAGCAGCTCTCCGCCTGTTTTGTCCTTCCGGTGGGAGACTCCATCTGCGAGATCTTCGACGCGGTCAAACAGACCGCGATCATCCATAAGAGCGGCGGCGGAACGGGATTCTCTTTCTCCCGGCTTCGCCCGAAAGACGATCTGGTCCGAACGACCGGAGGGGTTTCCTCCGGTCCGGTCTCCTTTATGAGCGTCTTCAACCACACCACCGAGGCGATCAAACAAGGAGGCACTCGCCGGGGCGCCAACATGGGGATTCTGAGGGTGGACCACCCCGATATCCTCGATTTTATCCACTGTAAAGCCGATACCGGCAAGATCATCAATTTCAACATCTCCGTGGCGATCACCGACGAATTCATGCGGGCGGCCAGGGAGGATAAAGACTACCCCCTCATCAACCCGCGGACGCGCGAAACCGTCAAGCGGCTCTCCGCCCGAATGGTTCTCGATGAAATCGCCAAAGAGGCGCATGCCACAGGCGAGCCGGGTCTTTTCTTCGTCGATGTCACCAATCGGACCAATCCCACCCCCCACGTCGGTGAGATCGAGGCGACCAACCCCTGCGGGGAGCAGCCGCTGCTTCCCTATGAGAGCTGCAATCTGGGAAGCATCAACCTGGAGCGCCACCTGAAGCGGATCGACGATCGGTACGAGATCGACTGGGAAGCGCTCGAGGGAACGATCCGTACATCGGTGCATTTTCTCGACAACGTCATCGACGTGAACCGTTATCCGATCCGGCAGATCGAGGAGATCACCAAAGCGAACCGGAAGATCGGCCTGGGTGTGATGGGATTCGCCAGGATGCTCTTTAAGCTGGGCGTTCCGTACAACTGCCTCGATGGACTGCGGGTGGCGCAACAGGTGATGGCCTTTGTGCGTCGGGTGGGATATGAGCAGTCCGGCCAGCTCGCGGAGCTGCGGGGGGTCTACCCGAACTGGAGAGGCTCTCTTCATGAAAAACGGGGTCAGCGGGTTCGCAACGCCTACATCACGACGATCGCCCCCACCGGGACCGTCTCGATGATCGCCGACACCTCCGGAGGATGTGAGCCGGAGTTTAGTCTCATCTGGTACAAGAACGTCATGGACGGAGAGAAACTCCCCTACATCCTCGACTATCTGATCGAAGCGGCAAAGCGGGAGGGCTTCTGGAGTGAGGATCTGCTCGAGCGGATCGTGAAAAACAAGGGATCGGTCAATGGAATCGATCAAGTCCCCCCGGAATGGCAGAGGGTTTTCGTCACCGCGCATGAGATCTCGCCGGAGTGGCATGTTCGCATGCAGGCGGCCTTTCAGGAGTATTCCGACTCCGCCGTCAGCAAGACGATCAATCTTCCATCGGATGCCGGCGTGGAGGAGGTCACGAAAGCCTACCTGCTTGCCTACGAGCTCGGTTGCAAAGGGATCACCGTCTACCGGGACGGCGCGCGGCCCGACCAGGTGATGAATGTGGGCTCTTTTCGGAGAAACGGAGACGGATCGCACGGCCCCGCTCCCGAGGACTTGGCGTGGGGGAAACTTGTCGAACTCGCCGACATTGTCGATGAAAAGCGGATCCGGGTAAAAACCGCCGACGGCAACGCCTACCTCCACGTCGGACTGGTCGACGGTCAGCCGAGAGAGATTTTTGGAAATCCTGCTCTCGGCGCCTATCAAAGCACCGTCGCCCTGGTTTGCCGATTGGGCTCGACCGTCTTAAGACTCGGCGGAACGGTTGAGATGATCATGGATCAGCTCAACAAGGTCCACCGGGAGTATGGAGATGTAAGAATCCCGCTTCTGGCCTTGAATCGGGGTTTTCAGCGGGTCATGGAAGATCTCGGTCAACACGTGTCGATCACGGAGAGCTGTCCGGAGTGTCGTCGCCAGATGCGGATGGTTGAAGGCTGCATGAAATGTCACGACTGCGGATTCAGCCGCTGTTAG
- a CDS encoding PAS domain-containing sensor histidine kinase: MDKRKTSYSTREQAARAEVDIAQQRYRDLAEGIDHGIVWEADESFRFCMVSRRAEQMLGYSIEQWCQEPGFWINHVYPDDRGRVLAVFKKALTGEDQACDHRFITADGRVVWFHTGVHASRMEDQIVYRGLSVEITYLKEVEEKLKQKTEEAEEANRTKSHFLSIASHEIRNGLNAIIGYAHLLADGTMPQEKRAEMYKHILRCAHDLNDLVNRILDVEKIETGRMQLQANISEVFLPEILRQILEDLRFIWIEKGLTVEFHDDLTAPSIRSDPGKLRQIFTNLIVNAIKFTEKGAISVQILHHSQAKEISVQIQDTGIGIPEEDLPHLFKPFYQSGGVVAPVGTGLGLSIVKKLVDLLKGRIEVKRQQGTGSIFTVTLPYDAC; this comes from the coding sequence ATGGACAAACGAAAAACTTCATACTCAACACGGGAACAAGCTGCGCGTGCTGAAGTCGACATTGCACAGCAGCGCTACCGGGATCTGGCCGAAGGGATCGATCATGGCATTGTCTGGGAAGCGGATGAGAGCTTTCGGTTCTGCATGGTCAGCAGGCGGGCGGAGCAGATGCTCGGCTACTCTATTGAGCAGTGGTGTCAGGAGCCGGGTTTCTGGATAAACCATGTCTATCCGGATGACCGTGGCCGTGTTCTCGCTGTTTTCAAGAAGGCGCTGACAGGAGAGGACCAGGCCTGTGATCATCGGTTTATTACCGCTGATGGTCGTGTAGTCTGGTTTCATACCGGCGTACATGCCTCACGGATGGAAGATCAAATTGTCTACCGGGGCCTCTCGGTCGAGATTACTTATTTGAAAGAAGTAGAAGAAAAGCTCAAACAGAAGACGGAAGAGGCAGAGGAGGCGAACCGAACCAAATCCCACTTTCTATCAATTGCATCTCATGAAATCCGAAACGGACTCAATGCGATCATCGGATATGCCCATCTTTTAGCAGACGGGACGATGCCGCAAGAAAAACGGGCCGAGATGTATAAGCACATTTTACGCTGCGCCCACGATCTAAACGATTTGGTCAATCGCATTCTGGACGTTGAGAAGATCGAAACAGGCCGAATGCAGCTTCAAGCGAATATCAGTGAGGTCTTCCTTCCAGAAATATTAAGACAGATCTTGGAGGACTTACGCTTTATCTGGATCGAAAAGGGGCTCACTGTAGAATTTCACGATGATCTCACCGCGCCCAGCATTCGGTCCGATCCGGGAAAACTGCGTCAGATCTTTACCAATCTGATTGTCAATGCCATTAAGTTTACCGAGAAAGGGGCGATCTCAGTTCAAATCCTCCATCACAGTCAGGCAAAAGAGATTTCAGTCCAGATCCAGGACACTGGAATCGGAATCCCTGAGGAGGATCTTCCCCATCTCTTTAAGCCGTTCTACCAGTCGGGAGGGGTCGTTGCGCCGGTCGGAACGGGGTTAGGATTGTCGATCGTGAAAAAGTTGGTGGATCTTTTAAAAGGACGCATCGAAGTGAAAAGGCAGCAGGGCACTGGCTCCATCTTTACGGTGACCTTGCCGTACGATGCTTGCTAA
- the ftsH gene encoding ATP-dependent zinc metalloprotease FtsH produces the protein MQLPARHKTEMFLVYLMVGLFFLSFLQALVMVPGAVEIPYSRLIQLVKEGKVESTVIGADEIHVTLKSRIEIDEDLKKLAEQQQPLFPLYRMEGLEPVTFKVSHLPGVEKTALVQQMLDAGVTISGDVENTFWNNLLFGWILPIAAMMLFWQLLMRRVSQNSSFTSPLTLGKNRAKIYSEKDIQVTFDDVAGVEEAKAELREIVDFLKQPARYQALGGRIPKGVLLVGPPGTGKTLLARAIAGEAKVPFFSISGSEFIEMFVGVGAARVRDLFEQAKQKAPCIIFIDELDAVGKSRLSSAAPFGRHDEQEQTLNQLLVEMDGFDPSKGVILLAATNRPEVLDPALLRAGRFDRRVVVDLPDVAGRLQILQVHARRVRLAPDVDLRTLSARTPGFSGADLVNLMNEAALLAVREGKEGVDQTSLDRAADRLMAGLERKSRVLSPRDRDIVAIHEIGHALVAMLSKHADPVHKVSIIPRSIGALGFTMQLPTEDRYLMTRSELEDKIAVLLGGRVAEEIIFREASTGAQDDLQKATRLARHMVCVYGMSHQLGPQAFADPQGSVYLKEGAPSINHRMEYSERTAQLIDDEVLKILGKVHQQVTETLTKNKEALEQLAHRLKERETLDGAELMQLLTEKTQKG, from the coding sequence ATGCAGCTTCCGGCCCGCCATAAAACAGAGATGTTTTTAGTTTATCTAATGGTTGGTTTATTTTTCTTAAGCTTTCTTCAAGCGCTCGTCATGGTGCCCGGAGCGGTCGAGATCCCCTACAGCCGCTTAATTCAACTGGTGAAGGAGGGGAAGGTCGAGAGTACGGTGATCGGCGCCGACGAAATCCACGTCACCTTAAAGTCGAGGATTGAAATTGATGAGGATCTGAAAAAACTCGCCGAACAGCAACAGCCGCTCTTCCCCCTCTATCGGATGGAGGGGTTAGAGCCGGTCACCTTCAAAGTGTCTCACCTCCCGGGAGTAGAAAAGACGGCATTGGTTCAACAGATGCTCGATGCCGGGGTCACGATCAGCGGGGATGTCGAAAATACGTTCTGGAATAATCTTCTCTTCGGCTGGATCCTCCCGATTGCGGCGATGATGCTCTTCTGGCAGCTTCTGATGCGCCGCGTTTCGCAGAACAGCAGTTTCACCTCGCCGCTCACCTTGGGAAAGAACCGCGCGAAGATCTACAGCGAAAAGGACATTCAGGTCACCTTCGATGATGTCGCCGGGGTTGAAGAGGCGAAGGCGGAACTGCGAGAAATCGTCGATTTCTTAAAGCAGCCGGCACGCTATCAAGCCTTGGGCGGGAGAATTCCGAAGGGGGTTTTGCTGGTCGGCCCTCCGGGAACGGGGAAAACACTGCTGGCGCGAGCGATCGCCGGCGAAGCGAAGGTCCCTTTCTTCTCGATCAGCGGATCGGAATTCATTGAGATGTTCGTCGGGGTGGGCGCCGCTCGGGTCCGCGATCTATTTGAGCAGGCAAAGCAGAAAGCCCCCTGCATCATCTTCATCGATGAGCTCGATGCGGTCGGAAAGTCGCGCCTCTCGTCGGCCGCTCCCTTTGGACGGCACGACGAGCAGGAGCAGACCCTCAACCAGCTGCTGGTCGAAATGGACGGCTTCGATCCCTCGAAAGGGGTGATCCTCCTCGCCGCCACCAACCGCCCGGAGGTGCTCGATCCGGCGCTGCTTCGGGCCGGCCGGTTCGACCGGCGGGTGGTCGTTGATCTTCCGGACGTGGCGGGGCGCCTTCAGATTCTGCAGGTGCATGCGCGGCGGGTTCGTCTCGCGCCGGATGTTGATCTTCGGACGCTCTCCGCGCGGACACCCGGTTTCTCCGGGGCCGACCTCGTCAACCTAATGAATGAGGCGGCCCTTCTTGCGGTCCGGGAAGGGAAGGAGGGGGTTGATCAGACGTCCCTCGATCGGGCTGCGGACCGCCTGATGGCCGGGCTGGAACGCAAAAGCCGGGTTTTAAGTCCACGAGATCGGGATATCGTTGCAATCCACGAGATCGGACATGCGCTGGTGGCGATGCTGTCAAAGCATGCCGATCCGGTTCACAAAGTCTCCATCATTCCGCGCAGCATCGGAGCATTGGGGTTCACGATGCAGCTTCCGACCGAGGATCGCTATCTGATGACCCGTTCCGAGTTGGAGGATAAAATCGCCGTCCTTCTCGGAGGCCGGGTCGCCGAAGAGATTATTTTTAGAGAGGCGTCCACCGGCGCCCAGGACGATCTGCAAAAAGCCACTCGGCTCGCCCGCCACATGGTCTGTGTCTACGGAATGAGTCACCAGCTCGGCCCGCAAGCGTTTGCCGACCCGCAAGGAAGTGTCTACCTAAAAGAGGGAGCCCCTTCGATCAACCATCGTATGGAGTACAGTGAGCGGACCGCGCAATTAATTGATGACGAAGTTTTGAAGATTTTAGGGAAGGTGCATCAGCAGGTCACGGAGACGTTGACGAAGAATAAAGAGGCCCTTGAGCAGCTCGCTCATCGTCTAAAAGAACGTGAGACGCTCGACGGCGCTGAGCTGATGCAGCTGCTGACCGAGAAGACACAGAAGGGATAG
- a CDS encoding IS3 family transposase (programmed frameshift), which produces MTRKKRKQYPAEYKREAVRLVTEQGYKISEAARNLGIHGGMLGRWVRRAQQNGKGVIFSKGPLSSEQEELHRLRAENKRLLMEREILKKAAAFFGQRIELRYRFVAVEKANFPVVVLCQVLQVSRSGYYDYQNRKARPDGPDRQRRILKVRAIHFSNRQTYGSRRMSKALKEDAEAVGRYQARTLMRQAAVAVRRKKHFKVTTDSRHDDPVALNLLDRKFEVSAPNRVWAADITYLWTEQGWLYLAVVLDLFSRKVVGWSMSSQMKAGLVGDALRMALLIRKPDRGLIHHSDRGSQYASQDYQALLSEHGMICSMSRKGNCWDNAVAERFFRSLKSDQTEHRRYATWEEAKKDVVDYIEMFYNSRRYHSYLGYVSPAEYETLADVS; this is translated from the exons ATGACGAGGAAGAAGAGAAAGCAGTATCCAGCGGAATATAAACGAGAAGCCGTTCGGTTGGTGACCGAACAGGGATATAAGATCTCGGAGGCGGCTCGCAATTTAGGGATTCACGGAGGGATGCTAGGCCGTTGGGTTCGGCGAGCGCAGCAAAACGGAAAAGGGGTGATTTTCAGTAAAGGGCCGTTGAGCTCAGAGCAAGAGGAGCTTCATCGGCTGCGAGCCGAGAATAAGCGTCTTCTGATGGAGCGGGAGATCTTAAAAAAGGCGGCAGCCTTCTTTG GCCAAAGAATCGAGTTGAGGTATCGATTTGTTGCGGTGGAGAAGGCGAATTTTCCGGTCGTGGTATTGTGTCAGGTTTTGCAGGTGAGCCGAAGCGGGTATTACGATTATCAGAATCGGAAAGCCCGGCCGGATGGTCCCGATCGGCAGAGGCGGATTCTCAAAGTGCGAGCCATTCATTTTTCCAACCGGCAGACGTATGGGAGCCGTCGGATGTCAAAAGCGCTAAAAGAGGATGCAGAGGCCGTGGGCCGCTATCAGGCCCGAACGCTCATGCGGCAGGCGGCAGTTGCGGTCAGAAGGAAGAAGCACTTTAAAGTCACCACCGACAGCCGCCACGATGATCCTGTGGCATTGAATCTTCTTGACCGGAAATTCGAGGTCAGTGCGCCCAATCGGGTCTGGGCGGCCGATATCACCTATCTTTGGACAGAGCAGGGGTGGCTGTATTTGGCCGTGGTGCTGGATTTGTTCTCGCGCAAGGTGGTGGGATGGTCGATGTCGAGTCAGATGAAAGCGGGGCTCGTCGGCGATGCCTTACGCATGGCCCTCTTGATCCGAAAGCCGGACAGAGGACTGATCCACCATTCGGATCGAGGCAGTCAATACGCCAGCCAGGACTATCAGGCTTTGTTGTCTGAACACGGGATGATCTGCAGCATGAGCCGCAAAGGCAACTGCTGGGACAATGCGGTCGCCGAGCGCTTCTTTAGAAGTCTGAAGAGCGATCAAACCGAGCATCGTCGCTATGCCACATGGGAGGAAGCAAAAAAGGATGTGGTCGATTATATCGAAATGTTCTACAACAGCCGGCGGTATCATTCCTATCTCGGCTACGTCTCTCCGGCTGAGTATGAAACTTTAGCCGATGTATCTTAA
- a CDS encoding Hsp20/alpha crystallin family protein — translation MAMTSLIMKPFSDLAEITNSLFQSVQDEQAAVTWSPPVDVYEDENQLTIVADLPGVDSKSIEMRIQGDMLWFRCERKPSYDEKAQLFCAERASGPFLRTIVLPAYVNTEAVKAHCENGVLTITLPKKAEAKPRQIAIEG, via the coding sequence ATGGCTATGACTTCTCTGATCATGAAACCGTTTTCGGATTTAGCAGAAATCACCAACAGCCTCTTTCAGTCCGTACAGGATGAGCAGGCGGCTGTCACTTGGAGCCCCCCGGTCGATGTATATGAAGATGAGAACCAGCTGACGATCGTCGCCGATCTTCCGGGCGTCGACTCTAAATCGATCGAGATGAGGATCCAGGGGGACATGCTCTGGTTCCGGTGCGAGCGCAAACCGAGCTACGACGAGAAAGCCCAACTCTTCTGTGCGGAGCGGGCCAGCGGTCCGTTCCTCCGAACGATCGTGCTGCCGGCCTACGTGAACACAGAAGCGGTCAAAGCACACTGTGAGAATGGGGTGCTGACGATCACACTGCCGAAGAAAGCGGAAGCGAAGCCACGGCAGATCGCCATTGAAGGATAA
- a CDS encoding Hsp20/alpha crystallin family protein yields the protein MMAFGQLLPRRRSRVTDVVNPRREMEKMFDHFFKNFRDLTDWEPQSLFRGATFPSIDMYEEKDKYVMKAEVPGFEKENIKISMTDQTLQLRGEIKQEEEKQERNYHYNERYYGSFVREIALPSAVNADQIRAAFKNGILTVELPKSKEALPKEIKIEEK from the coding sequence ATGATGGCTTTTGGACAATTGCTGCCGCGACGGCGCTCGCGGGTTACAGATGTCGTGAATCCGCGCCGGGAGATGGAGAAGATGTTTGATCATTTCTTTAAAAATTTTCGGGATCTGACGGACTGGGAGCCGCAATCTCTCTTCAGAGGGGCCACTTTTCCTTCTATCGATATGTACGAGGAGAAGGACAAGTATGTGATGAAAGCGGAAGTCCCAGGTTTTGAGAAGGAGAACATTAAAATCTCCATGACCGATCAGACCCTACAGCTTCGGGGTGAGATTAAGCAGGAAGAGGAGAAGCAAGAGCGGAACTATCATTATAATGAGCGCTACTATGGAAGCTTCGTACGTGAGATTGCGCTCCCTTCCGCGGTGAACGCCGACCAGATCCGGGCCGCTTTTAAAAACGGCATCTTGACGGTTGAGCTTCCAAAATCAAAAGAGGCGTTGCCGAAAGAAATCAAAATCGAAGAGAAATAA
- a CDS encoding rhomboid family intramembrane serine protease — protein MIPLEDTAPRRNRPLITVGLIFVNGMIFLYELLLPRSLKEEFFYLLGIVPARFAYPEWAAWVGFPVGDYWPFITHQFLHSGWIHFLGNMWTLWIFGDNVEDRMGSIRFLLFYLLSGLLAGIVHLVSNPASGLPAVGASGAIAGVMGAYLFLFPNARVRVFFPLFLLPLFFEVHTVTFFGTWFLMQILGGVLADASQAGGVAWWGHLGGFAAGVLFYRFFLKPIQDEGGSRIKFGIERLPL, from the coding sequence GTGATTCCATTAGAAGATACCGCTCCGAGGCGAAATCGTCCGCTTATCACCGTGGGATTGATCTTCGTCAATGGGATGATCTTTCTTTATGAACTGCTGCTCCCGAGATCCCTGAAGGAGGAATTCTTTTATCTCCTCGGGATCGTCCCGGCCCGATTTGCCTATCCCGAGTGGGCGGCCTGGGTCGGATTTCCGGTCGGTGATTACTGGCCTTTTATCACCCATCAGTTTCTGCACAGCGGGTGGATCCATTTCCTCGGCAATATGTGGACGCTCTGGATCTTCGGGGATAACGTGGAAGATCGGATGGGATCGATCCGCTTCTTACTCTTTTATCTTCTGTCTGGTCTGCTCGCCGGGATTGTCCACTTGGTTTCGAATCCGGCCTCAGGGCTTCCCGCGGTCGGGGCTTCAGGCGCCATAGCCGGTGTGATGGGGGCCTACCTCTTCCTTTTTCCCAACGCTCGCGTGAGGGTCTTCTTCCCGCTCTTTCTTCTTCCGCTCTTTTTCGAAGTTCATACGGTGACTTTTTTCGGTACCTGGTTTCTCATGCAGATTCTAGGGGGTGTTTTGGCCGATGCATCGCAGGCCGGCGGGGTGGCCTGGTGGGGACATCTCGGCGGATTCGCGGCGGGTGTTTTGTTCTATCGATTTTTCTTAAAACCGATTCAAGATGAAGGAGGGAGCAGGATAAAATTTGGGATCGAGAGGCTTCCGCTGTGA